TATGCAGAGTATGAGGAGTGGTCTGAACATGGGGTGCCTGAGACGGTCATATATCAGTACAAAAAGGCTTTGGAGCAGATGGAGAAGTGCAGATCTTTTGAAGAGTCACTGGTAACTGATTTGCATCGATTTTCTAACCTCTTAAATAATGTGCATTTTTTGCAATGTATAACATCTGCATGCTGTTGCAGCTGGTAGCAGAACCTCCTAAACTGGCCGAGTATCAGGCCTACATCGACTTTGAACTAAAGGAGGGCGACCCAGCAAGGATCCAGATAACCTTCGAGCGAACTCTGGCAGAGAACTGCCTGGTACCAGACATGTGGGCAAAATGCACCACCTATCTTGTGAGTATTGGtcagtgtttggcattttgctgtctttttaaaGGGCTCCCAGTCAGACTGTAATGTTTGCTGTGTAGAGTTAGGACTCGTTTCACATGCCATTACCTCCCAGTCTGACTGCTCTTAATCAGCGCCTAAAACTTGCCAACTCCATCGTCTGCCAGCAAGGGCTAAACAACTATGATCACAATGTTGCACTGACTTATCTTGATAAATCACAGCCAGTGAAGAGCTCCTCTTGAAATTGATTAATGGGTCTGACAATGACCATCCGGTTGATAATCATTTTACTCATCTGAAAAAGCAAAATGATTCCATTTAAAATGgttcttattttattgtattattggaTTTCCTTGTTGCCACAGTATCGTTAGAATAGCCaagtttttttcaaaaaagtgTCCAGATCCCTATTATGTTAAATAATACACTCACATTTCAATGTTAATGGTTTGGCTGGTTTCCTTAGTGTTTAGCAGCGAGTAAAAACAACCAGCGTATATTAATATACtttatggtaatgaaggaaGATCTGGTGGGATGTTAGAAAAAATTGCTTATTAAAGTGACTCTTCAAATCTTCAGTAAACAAATCTTTTATATTGTTTAAGattatttgaatcattttgtttgtttcctctggGCTCTACAGGATCGTCAGCTGAAGATCAAAGACTTGGTTCTTTCCACTCATGAACGTGCCGTCAGGAACTGCCCCTGGGCCATGGGTCTGTGGAAGAGCTACCTGCAAGCTCTGGAGAGGCATGGAGCTGACCATCAGACTGTCTCAGGTAACAGAGTGCAGTGTGAAGCTGTTGAGAGGATGactcttttgctgttttgacagtttctgtgtttttatttatttatttttgaagttATTTATGAATTTGTGAGTCTGACTATGAAAGATGCAGAACTATGAGAATGTTGGGAAGCCATGACTATcttgaatatgttttaaatacTAGTGCTCGTATGGGGAAATATCCCAGACCCTTATTTTGGTATATTGGAACTTGCTTGGCCTTatcatgtagtttatttgtCTTCTTCACAGATGTTTTTGAAAAGGCGCTGAATGCAGGTTTCATTCAAGCGACAGATTATGTGGAGATTTGGCAGGCGTACCTTGACTACCTGAGGAGACGTGTGGATTTCAGCAAAGGTGAGAGCAGTTGTCTgaatttgtctttgtgtttggaAACTATTTAATTCACTCGTTGTTCCCTTGCTAATGGTGTTTCCTTTATTGCAGAATCAAGTAAAGAGTTAGAGGAATTACGAGGAGCTTTCTCTCGGTCTCTAGACTACATGAAACAAGATGTTGAAGAAAGTAGGTGGATTTGAGTCCGactgagatttatttttgtggtattcttggttttgttttcatataATTCATTGTCTTGTTTAACTGTAGGGTTTGGTGAAAGTGGAGATCCGTCTTGTATGATAATGCAGATCTGGGCAAGGATAGAGGTAAGCAGTGTTACTATGACAACCATTTTCAAGAGTTGGATTTctgttacagtatgttgaatTGTGTTTAACCCTGTACttaatctttttttgttattttgacctataatatttattgttgtcttaattttgtgtttgttttttaaagtaaaatttcCTTATTGTGTAGCTGCTGACCTAAATATAGAATCATAGGATAAAGGCAATGATCTTGTCCATTTTAAACTTAATAATAGCTCAAGTGTGTACATCTACTTGATTTACTAACCTTGAAGCATAATGATATCACTACTAAAGGCACACTGAGATACATGGTAAAGGACtaaaaagctaaattaaatttacttttcccaaaatgtgatAGTTCTAGATGAATTATACTATTAAAGATACAAATTAACTTCACAAATGaactaatttttttttctccctacCAGGCCCTCCACTGCAAGAACATACAAAAAGCCAGAGAACTGTGGGACAGTATCATGACAAAAGGGAATGCCAAATATGCCAACATGTGGCTGGAGTACTATAACCTTGAAAGGTCTGTCAATCCATGTCTGATGCCTGTGTGACTAATCATTTAGCCAAAACTTGTATATGGTGACCTTGATTCTTTACTTTATCCGTAGGTCTTATGGAGACCCTGTTCACTGTCGGAAAGCTCTCCACAGAGCAGTTCAGTGCACCTCAGACTACCCTGAACATGTGAGTGAAGTCCTGCTCACCTTCGAGAGGGTGGAAGGTGAGTCCCAATATAAAGATAATATAAAACTCAAAGtgaacataaaaataaagattttcatGAATTACAGTGCGTCTCTGTATTTTGCATCCTCACGTACAGGTTCTCTGGAGGACTGGGATGTGGCAGTGCAGAAGACAGAGACCCGGCTGAACAGGATTAATGAGCAACGGGCAAAGGTAGGAGCACATATCAGCGTTGTACTGGACAGGTGTATCATTTAGCTGCTTTTGGCTAATGTTACCATGTTCTGCCCATCTGTTAGGTGGCTGAGAAAGAAGCCAACATGGCTCgccaagaggaggagagagctgaTCAGCGGCGGAAGGCAAAGACAGACAAGAAGGCTCCGAAGAAGGGTTTCCAGAAGGGAACTCGAGCtggggagaagaggaaagcagaCCACAATGATTATCGGGATGAGTGGACTGAGGACGCaggtaaataaaaatagtttgtaTGATAAACCTTttaatttttaagcaaaaattacacaaattatGCGTTTCCTaatctttctttccctctgtgaCTGAACAAGCTCCTAAAAGGCACAGAGGAAACGGGAACCAAACCACAGAGGAGTACATGGAGACCGAGACAGGACTCTTTGGGAGGAACGCTCCCCCTGGCTATAAGGCTGCTCCACCTGGCACTAAAAAAGCCCAGCACGGAGTTGTGGCTGCTGCCCAGAGGCAGAACGATGACAAGCCAGAGCTACGCAACGATAACAGCAGCGTTTTCATCAGCAACCTGGCATACACCCTGGAGGAGCCAGAGGCAAAGCTCAGGACGCTGTTTGAGATCTGTGGTCCCATCAAACAGGTTCGCCCTGTCTTCAGCAACAAAGGGAACTTCAAAGGCTACGGCTATGTACAGTTTGAATCCCCAGTGTCTGTCCCTGAAGCCCTGAAGCTGGACAGACGGGAGGTGGAGGGCAGGCCCATGTTTGTGTCACCCTGtgtagacaaaaacaaaaatcctgaCTTTAAGGtaaaaatgaacacaagtagacattttaaatatatatatatatataaccagAGTGTCTATAGGTCTTAAAAGTCATTGAATCATTTTCTTCAAAATAGGCTTTAGAAGGTATTAAACAAATTCTTAAATATTGAACTtgtataaataaatcattttaattggttaatccatCAGTCTATTTTATGCCACTTATCCAGGTCGCATTGATTTAATTATGTCATtaggaattattgttatatactgctGAGAGGtactgaaaaaatgtgatgtAATAATCAATATAAATGTAGGTCATATTGTCCCCactggttttccatcatactttgGCCGGTATGACTGTaaacaggtttttgtttttaaattgaattctatgtggtattaaaaaggtcttaaagtcttaaatttaactttGTGAACCCTGCAGGAACCCTGATAACGTGCAATACAAGTGACCACTTCACATTAATGTCCCCATAGGTGTTTAAATACAACACATCCATGGAGAAGCAAAAAATCTTCATCTCTGGGCTGCCGTTCTCCTGCACTAAAGAGCAACTGGAGGAAATGTGCAAAAGCCATGGCACCATCAAAGATGTTCGTCTGGTCACGTATCGCTCAGGAAAACCTAAGGTGAGGCATGAAGAGGAGGACAGTGTCCCGATGTTTGGCTTGAAATAGTCATCCTGATTGAGCTAATGATTGCCAACTATGACCATGTAGATGCTGAGCAAGGTCAAGGTGTATAGAGTCTGTTGTTGATGTAATAACTCGCTGTGTGGCTCTGCAGGGTCTGGCATATGTTGAGTTTGCAGATGAAGCCCAGGCTTCTCAGGCAGTTCTGAAAATGGACGGCACGGATATAGAGGGCAACAAAATCTCTGTTTCTATAAGTAACCCTCCTCGCAGAAACATGATGGATAAACCTGGTTCCAACAGGCCCACGACAGACATGATGCCTCGCCAGGCCTATGGATCGTAAGTTTATTGACTCGCTTCTCTGTCACACCAACTGAAATGTTCTGAAAGTCTGCCATTCTCAGATCTGTAACTGTaccaaaacagctgttttgtttttttgtttttccaggagagggagaggacgcACCCAGCTCTCATTACTCCCTCGTTCCCTGCACCGACAAAGTGGGTCTGCAAGTAAAGTCGAGAACGGGACTGCACCTGAGCAGGTGCCAGCAACAGCCAGTGGAGCAGTGAATGCTGCTGGAGAGACTAAACCTTTGACAAATTCAGACTTTGCCAGGATGCTTCTCAGTAAGTGAGAAGATGAGCAAACGAAGTACGACCGCCTTCACACTGAAAGCCATCTTGTGTCCTTACAGATTATAGTGTTGgttatttttctgtaattgGTTACCTGGCTTCCCTTTAATCT
This sequence is a window from Siniperca chuatsi isolate FFG_IHB_CAS linkage group LG5, ASM2008510v1, whole genome shotgun sequence. Protein-coding genes within it:
- the sart3 gene encoding squamous cell carcinoma antigen recognized by T-cells 3 isoform X1 is translated as MAAPSNAEQTQLQDMEEEHAGMEERAMESDEEEEEGMGVENSEDEVDDSSEDEKENEAEIQRLEEQLSINAFDYNCHVDLIKLLKQEGELFRLRKARQKMSELFPLTEEIWLDWLKDEIRLNEEEPNREKVYELFERAVKDYICPDIWLEYAQYSIGGMGSPGGIDKVRSIFERAVTAVGLHMIKGQTVWEAYREFENAILSTVQPPPGRIPSREEQELLNAQLERIHTLFRRQLAIPLMDMEATYAEYEEWSEHGVPETVIYQYKKALEQMEKCRSFEESLLVAEPPKLAEYQAYIDFELKEGDPARIQITFERTLAENCLVPDMWAKCTTYLDRQLKIKDLVLSTHERAVRNCPWAMGLWKSYLQALERHGADHQTVSDVFEKALNAGFIQATDYVEIWQAYLDYLRRRVDFSKESSKELEELRGAFSRSLDYMKQDVEERFGESGDPSCMIMQIWARIEALHCKNIQKARELWDSIMTKGNAKYANMWLEYYNLERSYGDPVHCRKALHRAVQCTSDYPEHVSEVLLTFERVEGSLEDWDVAVQKTETRLNRINEQRAKVAEKEANMARQEEERADQRRKAKTDKKAPKKGFQKGTRAGEKRKADHNDYRDEWTEDAEQAPKRHRGNGNQTTEEYMETETGLFGRNAPPGYKAAPPGTKKAQHGVVAAAQRQNDDKPELRNDNSSVFISNLAYTLEEPEAKLRTLFEICGPIKQVRPVFSNKGNFKGYGYVQFESPVSVPEALKLDRREVEGRPMFVSPCVDKNKNPDFKVFKYNTSMEKQKIFISGLPFSCTKEQLEEMCKSHGTIKDVRLVTYRSGKPKGLAYVEFADEAQASQAVLKMDGTDIEGNKISVSISNPPRRNMMDKPGSNRPTTDMMPRQAYGSRGRGRTQLSLLPRSLHRQSGSASKVENGTAPEQVPATASGAVNAAGETKPLTNSDFARMLLSK
- the sart3 gene encoding squamous cell carcinoma antigen recognized by T-cells 3 isoform X2, with translation MAAPSNAEQTQLQDMEEEHAGMEERAMESDEEEEEGMGVENSEDEVDDSSEDEKENEAEIQRLEEQLSINAFDYNCHVDLIKLLKQEGELFRLRKARQKMSELFPLTEEIWLDWLKDEIRLNEEEPNREKVYELFERAVKDYICPDIWLEYAQYSIGGMGSPGGIDKVRSIFERAVTAVGLHMIKGQTVWEAYREFENAILSTVQPPPGRIPSREEQELLNAQLERIHTLFRRQLAIPLMDMEATYAEYEEWSEHGVPETVIYQYKKALEQMEKCRSFEESLLVAEPPKLAEYQAYIDFELKEGDPARIQITFERTLAENCLVPDMWAKCTTYLDRQLKIKDLVLSTHERAVRNCPWAMGLWKSYLQALERHGADHQTVSDVFEKALNAGFIQATDYVEIWQAYLDYLRRRVDFSKESSKELEELRGAFSRSLDYMKQDVEERFGESGDPSCMIMQIWARIEALHCKNIQKARELWDSIMTKGNAKYANMWLEYYNLERSYGDPVHCRKALHRAVQCTSDYPEHVSEVLLTFERVEGSLEDWDVAVQKTETRLNRINEQRAKVAEKEANMARQEEERADQRRKAKTDKKAPKKGFQKGTRAGEKRKADHNDYRDEWTEDAAPKRHRGNGNQTTEEYMETETGLFGRNAPPGYKAAPPGTKKAQHGVVAAAQRQNDDKPELRNDNSSVFISNLAYTLEEPEAKLRTLFEICGPIKQVRPVFSNKGNFKGYGYVQFESPVSVPEALKLDRREVEGRPMFVSPCVDKNKNPDFKVFKYNTSMEKQKIFISGLPFSCTKEQLEEMCKSHGTIKDVRLVTYRSGKPKGLAYVEFADEAQASQAVLKMDGTDIEGNKISVSISNPPRRNMMDKPGSNRPTTDMMPRQAYGSRGRGRTQLSLLPRSLHRQSGSASKVENGTAPEQVPATASGAVNAAGETKPLTNSDFARMLLSK